The segment aattcattgaataaaactcatatttaacacatcaaacattcattatccactataaatcatcaaagcacaaccatatcatgaatgggtaaattttaaactctaatttctcttcaatcaattggtagaaatagaaaatttaagcttcgggatctcaaaaatacgaaaatcattaaaagcgggacaaaaccatacctatataagccataaaagcttggcgaatggagctcatccatggctgctattttctgttctttccacggttgaagaagaaagaatgaaaaaaatgatagcttttatcatttgtcttattaggttattttaattaatttacaaaattacccttttatttcaaccaaatttcaaaaataccaaacaaatatccattcactaacttattaaaggaataattgtcacataaggactttcaatttaaaactcataacaattaggcacctcatatataaagaactcaacttttgcactttttacaatttagtccttttgactaaattgagtgctcaaacgtcaaaattttcgaataaaatttttacgaaatattttcataaattcatagactataaaaatataataaaaataattttttttttcgtcgggtttgtggtcccgaaaccactgttccgactagacccaaaatcgggctattacatttcttcccccctttagggattttcgtccccgaaaatcttaccaaaaaaagtTGTTCTCTACTTTCACGAGTCACTTATATCTTTTTCTCACAACTTACAAAACAATTCCACACAAGCTCATACTCAAGATTTCCTATAGCTTTTCCATAGTAGAGGTATAAGCCTCGGAGCTCAATTTGAAACACTGGAGACTGACATTCTTGGAACTATAAacttagaaacatacaactcagtcaCATCGGTTGAATAATATATCTGTACATACTAAAATAATcatgcagacttccatcatcaatcttTCACAATTCTTGCATCTCTCTTTTTCACGGAAATGAGAGACATCCCGATCTGAAATTCATAACATCCTTTATCATTTTCTTCCCACTTGTCATAATCGACAATAATAATCTCGAATACATTTGATATTCAGCTTTACCCTATAGACAATTCGACATCCTTTGAGCGAATAAACAAGATCTCtttgtgaactcagactcaattcTCAGATACCCGAGTTTCTCGATCTCAAATCTTACTCAATTAATAGTAATAGAAACCAGAAATCAAATCCTCCctgcaattccaaattaaaagtcgaatcatgctgtacttgtttaatttaccacttatagccacatttctatactctgatcatcaactgtttagaaactttactaacatgaatcaaatgattccaacttcatagatgtggtctTTTTATTAATCAGGATaactatacttataacatctctcgaacaagagaaatccaactaatatgtttccataacatactttcaagaataaaacCCATCATTTACATTGTCGACTACTTACCAAAGAACACGTAACGGTATTCTCGAACCGgagaataaacttaaatgcacataACTCAGTTTACTTTTGCGAATAACCATTCTTTACcccgaaattttaaagaaatctaaACCTGAAATCCCCACACTTCTATGATCGAGCTAGAAGCTTAATCATAACGATTCTAATATCGCAAGTcaaagattactcgtaaagataaACCAAGCTTGATAATTCTCAAACAAGAACGATAGAAAAGCcaatataagaaattccaagatataaaGATTATACCGAAATCGAGAATATAATccgaagaaaataataaagatgatccAAAAATCCTCGAGAAAACCGGAAGAAACTACATGCAGTATGCTTTAGAATTTCtcataatagagataatataattctcgcatatataaaccataatcaatagaacatCGAATAATCTTACATAGATTTTTCTTGTCAACTTCATTCCAATATATCGAATAGAAATCAAGAGATGGGAAATGTAGATCATAATTAATCGGACCAATAGAActtttcatctaatatcacaGTCTCCAAGATCCTCACACAAGAGAATTCCCACTCGAAAGGGATAACTATCGTATTCCCGAATAGAGGAAAACATAGAATACTCGTAAGAGAAAGATAGCCATCacttttgtttaattgaattcgTCATACTCGGACATCTGTGCAAGTCCGACATTATTCCTCTAACTAATTACATCTTCGCTAATCTCATACTATTCCATTTTGTACTCTTCGGTTTCACTtttgcaagcttatgcaacatatctctcgagaatctcatcGTATAAATCTATTACGGTAAGGggcgaagattgtaaagcctctaaacttttgactctcaagcaaatacatattcaacaacagcatagctttacgcatattgattcaaacatttcaaatttccaacttgttataaacacattttcacatatctcagtaatacatgtaactttatttcatgcgaatattagctaaacataagtgaatttatcataactcaaactttcatttctttttctcgaattacccttaatgttttatcaaattcccatatttagtcttaatcacttgccaatatttatcaaattggagaacgtcttatggttttgagtacatcgcttacttgatgccatagttcaactatggtcttgtactagctctcatccatctgtgtcgatgccgtgtcccagacaggtcttacactgacacatgtaACCGTGCTGACGCATGTCctatacatgtcttacactagcacatctcgtagccgacgcatgtcccagacatgtctgacactggctatcatctcgaggccgatgcatgtcccagacatgtcttacactggctctcatactgtggctgatgcatgtcccagacatgtcttacactagccctcgtctcaatgccgatgccatgtctcatacatggtcttacactggcacacaaatctcatgtattgccatggtccaaccatagtcttttccgtcaattcattagtgaacgatcgtactcattccctgcgttccacccaatttgatctttcattacaactttcatgttattgtgacatttatgattctgtaactgagattataaagcataacattatTGCATATTGACTCCATcaatctagacataaatgtcaacctcatgtatatactgattattaatcatgcaataaaagcattcatacatacattctgtcatttcaagaaaatttctttcttttcctaaacacttggccaaatcaagttggacatttaacatcgtatgaatactaacatgcataaaagcattttcacaacttaactgtgttttactccactatttcacattctttaACTCAAGAGTATCACATAGTGAATACTAGTTCATATGAAAATCATGAAtatcttttcatacctttcccattttcagcatgtcacaagcatgattcaataatctcaactttactcttatctctatcaagatttgctcggttcgaactcattcctgtcttaatcaacagttttgttagggccgagagatatcacactatcacgagtaatactatggcatgtatagctagactctcttacgctaggttagtccgagaaccgactaaaccatgctctgataccactaaatgtaacacccctcgcccgcatccgacgccgggacggggttcgaggtgctacctaacttttactaacacttccatactaaacagggccatgaaatctcaaataattaaaaacttttcttttcacatgcaatttgtcccttatgcgagcttacgaggcccaatacatgcattcggggcggttcgagacccaatcgagaactcatgaaaaacttagaaaaatctcttgcgttaaggcttcacacgcccatgtgctcaggccgtgtggccagaaatagtctaattatcaagccttttgtcactctcacaccacatgcatagatacatacttatccaataacacacaacgtggcataaatgagctcttaaacatctacaaacatgatatgctcaagttattttcttatgtaataaatattatagaatttgcccatatcattactacatactagacataactatcattacatcacaaaccattcatcaagcattattaactatttaccaatcacttaatcctgcattagttactagctcatcaatgaatctcaattcaatctctaggcatacatgttgtaagccacatcacaagaaataataacataaatgcataagaataatcatatgggcccataacgtcattagccgacataggccaatttacatgactaatactaccttaataacaagccaatgcctttggctaaatcataatattacatactcacattaaaatcctatacatgccatagactcgaatcacttgagtttacttactccgataacgttaactcgatagggtgataatatctcgacgacctccaacccgagctaacctggaactctagaaaacatgggaaagaaggggtaagctttaagcttagtaagttcatatgaaaacaataagcaactcattaacttgttttatcaatgtttacaacatattttcaagttcactacaagctgtctttctgagcaacggtcactaaattatttatatctagagctacgaaactccgaattaagttccgttaattttcctgaaactagacttattttattttttccataaaatttccagaattttggttaagccaaatagtacagtttattagttaaagtctcccctgtttcagggtatgaccactctgaccctgtacactacaaaccgaatttctcctgtacaaaattccaacgaccatgccgtttattccccataaaaatagactcaataaggaatccattcatgtaaggtataactcttaataatttttgtaaaatttttggtgaatttataaagttagaacaggggatctcgaattcattcagaccctgtttcacaagaattcaaatatcaaacaatgtggaattctttttcttcctctgtttctttcatgtgaaaatagactcattaagctttaatcccatattttattctacctctaactcattttccactatttttagtgtattttcaaagttacactactgcagtaactcaaatctgtcaaggctaaattactcattcatgatcattgttcataatattaatacaacaccattttacccatcatggtaagaatacatattatgcatcatagatcatcacatatcaaggcattctcataggattagtatacatacttgcacaactcgtaacataactcgagtgcatactcatcaatgacttacctcattgagaccatcattaactctttccttggattgcccgttgaacacttggaatactaattagatactcggaaaagcctttgcacataagtgcttcaattgtagctaaagctacctcatatctcatgacatttcaatgctcactctcgagctagtcatctagactcataattcctagtgacaactcgtatcctattctattcctaaggttcaaacgagatttttcctcgtctattaaggctttgtcttatcatatttctattaattacatacacattaatatctgtacaattcatgtaatgataacatttaaatacatgtatagcatggtattgtttacatctgaacttacctcgataccacaaatgtgaaaaggacatactagtccataaatcgatttctttccgttctaggtccaagtctcaattttcatcatctataacatcacatttagcctaccaatcagtcacaatattcatatgggtctaaaaatcatattttacaaattttcattttgaccctaaacttttgcatattttcacttttgccccaatgctcgtaaattaattttattcaatttctataaggtttaagacatgctgaacattttatcttctatggcaactccaaattttcactaattcacacacttatgaccaatttgtaactttcacaatttaacccttttgacatttttaccgaaattcattgaataaaactcatatttaacacatcaaacattcattatccactataaatcatcaaagcacaaccatatcatgaatgggtaaattttaaactctaatttctcttcaatcaattggtagaaatagaaaatttaagcttcgggatctcaaaatacgaaaatcattaaaacgggacaaaaaccatacctatataagccataaaagcttggcgaatggagctcatccatggctgctattttctgttctttccacggttgaagaagaaagaatgaaaaaaaatgatagcttttatcatttgtcttattaggttattttaattaatttacaaaattacccttttatttcaatcaaatttcaaaataccaaacaaatatccattcactaacttattaaaggaataattgtcacataaggactttcaatttaaaactcataacaattaggcacctcatatataaagaactcaacttttgcactttttacaatttagtccttttaactaaattgagtgctcaaacgtcaaaattttcgaataaaatttttacgaaatattttcataaatttatagactataaaaatataataaaaataattttttttcgtcaggtttgtggtcccgaaaccactgttccgactagacccaaaatcgggctattacattttcacctattaattataaactcatttagtacGAAATCATTCCACTATAGTGTTGTGGTTGAGCTCTTCTCaatgacataccattatgaaagtaaTTACTCAGTACTCGCCTAATGacattgtcataagtgtgttaccctcataggatatccttaatctctttgggataatattcgttctctcaatatgatcctattttatcttatggtaaccattacaCCTTCTTTTATGAAAAGTCAATCATtgtcaaatagtgatcaagtcatccatcataAAGATGGACGACCCatggccatgtttacttttcatcaaccatgtaatgctaaTGATAATATATCATTTACCCATATTTTGGGCTATAAATTTAACtgttgtgaatgacgctacatactatAGAAATCGTACACCTAATGCACCAGCTTTTGGTTTCTTATCTATTTAAACTcagacttttacttacatcaaagtgtacgagtaaCACATACATAATCcgccatccactcaggatttaggtatgctacactatgaacgtcacaagtgaataaatccgtAAACAGATTCAGGATCTAGTTTGTTTTGGTCCTGTCTGATGTATTGTCAATCCAGTCAATCACCTTTATGCCTCTATCTTTTGAGAGTCATCCGCTTCGATGTTCATGACAAAACATCTccccaattagacttgatagactacatattagtctttcaatcggtttgtctatttccaattagactaaatacatgtttaagttcgtctactaatacaagttgtctttctgtaCTATGATTCGACCATGTAATATTGCTTAGTATCTGTTTAAAGAATAGataaccaatgagcaacatttgctcgtattttgctttgtgtgcaaaaaCTATTTGAGGACaataatacaaagtatattaatttaattcatgaataattttattaatcaatatgtttaaaaaaaattacatgtgTATATTGACAAAAAATCTACATTTAGGGCACTAGATCCAATATTAGGATTTACCACAAATTAGTTAGCATAAGTTAAGTGAAATTAAACCTTAGGATGACGACCCTAAGAAGTAGCTTAGGTAGTTGAGTCCGAAATGATAGTCTACTTAGCACCACTTAATCTATCCCAATTTAAGTTATCAAGTCGAAAGATAAGTAGATTAAATCGATCAATTAATTTAGTTATAGGCCGAAAGGTATTAATAATTGTTAGCTAATTTGTTAAAATGTGAATCTGAAGTTAATCATGAATATAGATCGAGTTAATCTTATACTTGTTTACATTGATTGAACTTCAATTgtttattttaacatatattttatgtttaataattatttgtaaTGACGTAATATAATTAGTGCGTAATTAGTATTTAAACTTAATCGTGTGATTGTTTGCAATTTAGTTGAGGCAAATTTCCATTAGGTATGATTGTTAGAATACTTCCTCATATTTTGTAACACTTTCTATATTACAAGTTAACCAATATATTTATACATACCGCacttcatattcatctatttgaTTGTATATTTACAAGTCACCACGCACACACGTGGGAATGCAGTCAGTTGGCTTACGACGAATGTAAAATAACTTCATCTCTTCATTAAAGTATATTTGGGAATTTAAGTTTGTTCTTAATTCGAATTATTTGCTAGCAAAGCTGTTTATATTATATAAGAAGCAAGAGTTGAGATTTTAAgttaaatttcaaataatttcATCTTCACTTCtacttatataaaaataaataaataaatcattttataAGAGACACAAAATTTAAGGATTTGTTcatgttttaaaatattatatatatatatatatgccgcTTCAATTGAAATACTAAACTGGAGATAAAAAGATTTGATGTTGtaaattttgtatttattttagatttaaattGTCTTTTTATAGATTTATACAAAATACactaataaaaatatttgttatttttaaataaaaatattttaaagatattttcaatttaattgaTGTCAATAATATCTGGTTAACTTGTAATATAAACTtaattaaacattttaaattaattattggtATGATAGAACCAGCGTGTAAGTGAGAAAAAAGAAATATTTAAGCAGTATTTTTAAAACAATTGGTGACGAGATAATAAAAATGTAATCCGTATATAAGCCTACTAATatattacttttattatatatttatatttttttaaaatgagtTTGATGTTAGATTAACTTGTGTCACTAAATTAATGAAGTATTTTATTTATAGTATATTAGTTttgttatataaatttaatttatttatttagttatatcaactcaattaattgttttatttataatattaatatattaattatgttacataaatttaaaaaaaattcaaaaaaattcaacttatttatATTATCCAAGCTGAATTTTCATTCGGACTTCAATTTATTTATAGAATAGATATAgataaaagattttaaaaataaaatataaaattgtttgtgaaaaaaagaTGGAAACACAATCATAGTGGAGAAAGAGCCAACGTGCGTTCCTTCCTTCTAAAAGAGAGGCGAATCACTCTCGCAGTCTCCTTTCCCCCCTGTCCCGTCTTCTTACCTCATTGCCAAAAGTTTCCAGCTTTCATAATTCCATTAACTTTCTAGTTTTTGATTACTTTATGCTTCTAATAACAGCTTATTAATTGGACTACGAAGTTAAAATGAGAAATTAGATTGGAGCGTTATTGTTTTTCATTTTCTTGAATGATCTGTAATTTCATTCGGcttctatcaatttaatcaatTCACAATCCATTATTCTTGGTTGAAGAAGGAGTTCTCTGATCGTGAGGAGAAAAGGTACTGTGTTTTGGATACGTTGGTCGAAGCGATCTACAGAAGAAGTCAGATGGCGATACTATACGCTCTGGTTGCTCGTGGATCGGTGGTGCTGGCGGAGTTCACGGCGGCTTCAACAAATGCGAGCGCCATCGCCAGGCAAATTCTAGAGAAAACATCAGGAGACAACGACATTAACGTTTCGTATTCCCAAGATCGATTCATCTTCCACGTCAAACGCACCGATGGACTCACCGTTCTTTGTATGGCCGACGAAAGTGCCGGAAGTAAGTACATTACCTTTTCTTTTTTCTGAAAGCGAACTTATATTTGACTAACGCGACATGCttatatttcaatttcaattgCTTTGTTAAGTGTTGTTGATTTGTTCCCGATTAAAGGGAAATTTGCACATAAAATTAAGCGATTGAGAGAAAGAAAAGTAGAAGTTTTATGCTTGGTTGGCACTCAAGGGTTCCATTAAAAGTTCAAATGTGCAATTTCAGTTCAAGAATGGGGAAATGGTGAAAGGTCTTTTTCCTTTTTGGGTGGTTGATCATATCGTTAATGATAGCAATAGATGCCATATTCCGAGAAAGTAACAATCATTTTCAACTTTTGAGGGAATATTTTAACAAATCGAGAATTCATGGTTAGAATATTCTTTTGGTTTGCAATTACTTTGTGATCTCTTCTTTGTAAAAAACTCTTCTTGTCCAGTGCTGAAGATGATATATATTCTTGGTCATGGTGGATGTGTCTATGTCTATGGCATCTTTTGCAGGGCGAATTCCTTTTGCATTTCTTGAAGACATGCATCAGAGATTTGTCAGGACTTACGGCGGAGCTGTTCTTTCAGCTCTTCCCTATGGCATGAACGATGAGTTTTCAAGGGTTTTGAGCCAGAAAATGGAATATTACTCGAATGATCCTAATGCTGACAGGATAAATCGATTAAAAGGTGAAATGAGTCAGGTAATGCTTCTAATTAAGTCATTAATTCTATTATTCTAAATCTTCTAGCTTCTCATTTGATGGTCCGGGCATTCAACTTGCTATTGTTGTTTCTTGTACCATGATAGGTGCGAAATGTTATGATAGAGAATATTGACAAAGTTTTAGAGAGAGGTGATCGCTTAGAATTGTTGGTTGATAAAACTGCTAATATGCAAGGAAGTACCTTTCGCTTCAGAAAGCAAGCGCGCCGTTTTAAAAACACTGTGTGGTGGAGAAATGTCAGGCTTACGTACGCTTTTCGAACTTTAACCCTACTTTGTGTGTTTACATGTCTTGCATTGAGTATGGAAGTCTTAATTTGCTCCTTGAAATACATAATAGAGGGTAGGATAGATGAATCCATCACTTACTACTCGCTTTGAATATTGCAGGGTTGCGCTCATAATAATCCTCATAATTGTTGCTTATATCGTGACTGCGTTTGTTTGCAAGGGTCCCACGTTACCATCCTGTGTCTAAAACAAGGTCAACAGTTTGAGGTTCGAACACGTTCCGTAGCCCGGTGCTTCTTTTTTCCATTTGTCTCCGTTTTTGTTTGCTTGTTTCTAATCTCTGCTTGGGGGATATATGTGGGACGTTTCTGTTTCAATTTCCTCTGCAACGAGTCGTATTTACGTTTGTTCATTGAACTTGAAGCTGGTTGGTATTTGTATTTTGACGAAAGTGGCTTGATGACTCGTATTTATTCAAgaatataaattttcttttggGTGAAAGTTGTTTTTGCTATATTCATTGCCACTAGTATTTAGTTATGCAAACTGTAGTTGATTGATGCTCAAGTTATTCATGCATGTTTATGGATATCAGAGTCTCTTCAAATTATGCGCTTTGGTTGTTCATCCTAACCATCATAGGAACTCAACCAAAATGCCATATTCTTGAAATTGTATTCTACAATGGGACTGAAATTAAGGATGTAACACCTCTTAGTCTCTTTGGATAAATATGGCATATATCATTTAGCTAGACAAACCGCCCAACAGGCTAGGGCGCACCAGAGGATTCAAAATTTCttgacttaaatttttttttgaaaattgttATGAAGATCTACCTTTTTGTTAAAAGtcattatttttctttcattttgtaACACATCCTTAAAGAACACAATAGGAATTGTAGAAAGAAGATCTATTATCCAACATTGCTAAGTTTTGGGATAATTACATGAGAACAAAACGAATCTGTAAGCTACCTGTCAAAATAGTCATGCATGGCGTAGTCCCCTTCAATTGATTCTTCTTCTACCATCAAATGCATGAGAAAGAAAAGTAACGAAGTAAGTTCGTTTGAATTTAGTGAGTTCCAAAAATGGACGCAAATAATTTACAAAAATAGCGctaatcaacaagcatcgatagCCATAAGAAAAATAGACTTATTCGTGAGACTTTGTCGTACAGGCACAATACATCAAttgtaacggccc is part of the Gossypium arboreum isolate Shixiya-1 chromosome 5, ASM2569848v2, whole genome shotgun sequence genome and harbors:
- the LOC108472412 gene encoding vesicle-associated membrane protein 711-like; this encodes MAILYALVARGSVVLAEFTAASTNASAIARQILEKTSGDNDINVSYSQDRFIFHVKRTDGLTVLCMADESAGRRIPFAFLEDMHQRFVRTYGGAVLSALPYGMNDEFSRVLSQKMEYYSNDPNADRINRLKGEMSQVRNVMIENIDKVLERGDRLELLVDKTANMQGSTFRFRKQARRFKNTVWWRNVRLTVALIIILIIVAYIVTAFVCKGPTLPSCV